A single genomic interval of Streptomyces sp. NBC_00663 harbors:
- the chpH gene encoding chaplin ChpH, which yields MIKKVVAAAAATGGLVLAGAGLAVADAGAQGAAVHSPGVLSGNVVQVPVHVPVNVCGNTISVIGVLNPAFGNTCINK from the coding sequence ATGATCAAGAAGGTCGTCGCCGCTGCGGCTGCCACTGGTGGCCTCGTTCTCGCCGGCGCGGGCCTCGCTGTCGCCGACGCGGGTGCTCAGGGTGCCGCCGTGCACTCCCCGGGTGTCCTGTCCGGCAACGTCGTCCAGGTGCCCGTCCACGTCCCGGTGAACGTGTGCGGCAACACGATCTCCGTGATCGGCGTGCTGAACCCCGCCTTCGGCAACACCTGCATCAACAAGTGA